A portion of the bacterium genome contains these proteins:
- a CDS encoding beta-glucuronidase, protein MAHRTPLVINVDHRHNLSLNGKWQAIIDLYDAGYYDSHMALEENGFFKNEKPRHRSDRVEYEFTPANNLLVPGDWNTQREKLYYYEGSVWYKKDFDAVPSKDRRFFVYFGAANYRANVYCNGIPLGEHVGGYTPFNFELTPHLRRKGNFLVVRVNAARSPEAVPMAMTDWWNYGGLTRSVRLVQVPKTFIRDYFIQLKKGSLDRVAGWIQLDGPKTRQRVTITIPEAGVEKTVFTDARGYGKIDFPATLTWWSPEQPKVYRVVLTAETDEVEDEIGFRSIETRGSDILLNGRPIFLRGICLHEESPFPNQGRANRMEEAEVLLGWARELNCNFVRLAHYTHNENMTRAADRMGLLVWAEIPVYWNMAWKNKATRENAKNQLAEMISRDKNKASVILWSVANETPANLKERDRFLLELVRLAKRMDPTRLTTAALHIGHATVFTDTQTKFVMRDTMGEHLDVISFNRYIGWYDALPDHCDKVTFDTIYKNKPHIVSEFGADGLAGYHGDRNTRWTEEFQEYSYKKQLAMYARVPFLRGASPWILKDFRSPKRVLPGIQDDWNRKGVISFQGERKKAFYVLQRFYNRMKNQS, encoded by the coding sequence ATGGCGCACCGAACGCCTCTTGTAATCAATGTGGATCACCGGCACAACCTCAGCCTGAATGGCAAATGGCAGGCCATTATCGATCTCTACGACGCCGGCTATTATGATTCGCACATGGCTTTGGAGGAGAACGGCTTTTTTAAAAACGAAAAACCCCGGCATCGCAGCGATCGTGTTGAATATGAATTCACTCCCGCCAACAACCTGCTGGTGCCCGGTGATTGGAACACCCAGCGGGAAAAGCTCTATTATTACGAGGGCTCGGTCTGGTATAAAAAAGATTTTGACGCTGTTCCGTCCAAAGACCGCCGGTTTTTTGTTTATTTCGGTGCGGCTAATTACCGGGCGAACGTCTACTGCAACGGCATCCCGCTGGGTGAGCATGTGGGCGGGTATACGCCGTTTAATTTCGAGCTGACGCCTCATCTTCGCCGCAAGGGCAATTTCCTTGTCGTTCGCGTCAACGCCGCCCGCAGCCCAGAGGCTGTACCCATGGCTATGACCGATTGGTGGAATTACGGCGGTCTGACCCGCTCCGTCCGCCTGGTGCAAGTGCCCAAGACATTTATTCGAGACTATTTCATTCAACTAAAAAAGGGATCCTTGGATCGCGTGGCCGGCTGGATTCAGTTGGATGGGCCCAAGACCAGGCAACGGGTGACGATCACTATTCCCGAAGCGGGAGTGGAAAAGACCGTCTTCACCGATGCCCGGGGATACGGTAAAATCGACTTTCCCGCCACCTTGACGTGGTGGAGCCCTGAACAGCCCAAGGTGTATCGCGTGGTCCTCACCGCCGAGACGGATGAGGTGGAGGATGAGATCGGCTTCCGTTCCATCGAAACCCGGGGATCGGACATTCTGTTGAACGGCCGACCGATCTTTTTGCGCGGAATCTGCCTGCATGAAGAGAGCCCTTTTCCGAACCAGGGACGCGCCAACCGCATGGAGGAGGCGGAGGTACTCCTGGGCTGGGCCAGAGAGCTGAACTGTAATTTCGTCCGCCTCGCCCACTACACCCATAACGAGAACATGACCCGCGCCGCGGACCGCATGGGGCTGCTGGTCTGGGCGGAGATTCCGGTTTACTGGAATATGGCCTGGAAAAACAAAGCGACGCGGGAGAACGCCAAAAATCAGCTGGCGGAGATGATCAGCCGCGATAAAAACAAGGCGTCGGTCATTCTCTGGTCTGTTGCCAATGAAACCCCTGCCAATCTCAAAGAGCGAGACCGCTTCCTGCTGGAGTTGGTGCGGCTGGCCAAGCGCATGGATCCCACGCGCCTCACCACCGCCGCCCTGCATATCGGCCACGCGACGGTGTTCACGGACACGCAGACCAAGTTCGTCATGCGCGATACCATGGGGGAGCACCTGGATGTCATCAGTTTCAATCGTTACATCGGCTGGTACGACGCGTTGCCCGACCATTGCGATAAAGTAACGTTCGACACTATCTATAAAAACAAGCCGCACATTGTCAGTGAGTTCGGCGCTGATGGTCTGGCCGGCTATCACGGCGATCGCAACACGAGATGGACCGAGGAATTTCAGGAATATTCGTACAAAAAACAATTGGCCATGTACGCCCGCGTGCCGTTTTTGCGCGGCGCGTCTCCATGGATTTTAAAGGATTTTCGCTCCCCCAAGCGCGTATTGCCCGGCATCCAGGACGACTGGAACCGTAAAGGAGTGATCTCGTTCCAGGGCGAGCGGAAAAAAGCGTTTTATGTGTTGCAGCGGTTTTATAACAGGATGAAGAATCAATCATAA
- a CDS encoding glycosidase produces MDLVHRTVDPGDGHLASVNLNHPVARYAGNPIITATQVNKIWTDPGHQIKTVHNAGVARLNGETVMLFRSHLRCGISILGMAKSKNGLAEWRFSSGPFLKPATRSDQFAEGVDVDALIENEAGGLEDPRITPFGDEYAITYSAYHAMVEDRVRVSLITTRDFVSFTRRGPVLNLDMRNVVLFPEKIAGRYVALFRPNDVSADETGGKYTQIRIGFCGDWKQNDWTLEEQPVMQTGFGPSAFSNKIGPCAPPIKTAKGWLNIFHGVRTTMDGNPYVLGVALHDLQDPRKVKMSSIPILFPSRADCRLEEQDYIHVPNVVFCCGALGREDGSIFIYYGGNDTVMNVGITHQDVLIALCERYAQDPYSGRLLYEI; encoded by the coding sequence ATGGACTTGGTACATCGTACGGTTGATCCGGGGGACGGGCATCTGGCAAGCGTGAATCTGAACCATCCGGTGGCGCGTTATGCCGGCAATCCAATCATTACAGCGACGCAGGTGAACAAGATCTGGACCGATCCCGGGCATCAGATTAAAACCGTCCATAACGCCGGCGTCGCCAGGCTGAACGGCGAGACGGTGATGCTGTTTCGTTCGCATCTCCGCTGCGGCATCAGTATTCTCGGTATGGCTAAAAGCAAAAACGGTCTTGCGGAGTGGCGGTTTTCCTCCGGCCCGTTCTTGAAACCGGCGACTCGCTCGGACCAGTTCGCCGAAGGGGTGGATGTGGATGCGCTGATTGAGAATGAGGCCGGTGGTCTGGAAGACCCACGCATCACACCATTCGGTGATGAATACGCCATCACTTACAGCGCTTATCACGCCATGGTGGAGGACCGGGTGCGCGTGTCCCTGATCACCACCCGTGATTTTGTTTCCTTCACTCGGCGGGGCCCGGTGCTCAATCTGGATATGCGCAATGTGGTGCTGTTTCCGGAAAAGATCGCCGGCCGTTATGTCGCGCTGTTCCGGCCCAATGACGTCAGCGCCGATGAGACCGGCGGCAAATACACGCAGATCCGCATCGGCTTCTGCGGCGATTGGAAACAGAACGACTGGACCCTGGAAGAACAACCGGTGATGCAGACCGGCTTTGGCCCCAGCGCCTTCTCCAACAAGATCGGACCCTGCGCACCGCCGATCAAAACCGCCAAGGGGTGGTTGAATATTTTCCACGGCGTGCGTACCACCATGGACGGCAATCCCTATGTCCTGGGCGTTGCGCTGCATGATCTTCAGGATCCGAGAAAAGTCAAAATGTCCAGCATTCCCATCCTCTTTCCGTCCCGCGCCGATTGTCGGCTGGAGGAACAGGATTATATTCACGTCCCCAACGTTGTCTTTTGCTGCGGTGCGCTCGGTCGTGAGGACGGCTCCATTTTTATTTATTACGGCGGCAACGACACGGTCATGAACGTGGGCATCACCCATCAGGATGTGCTGATCGCGCTCTGCGAACGATACGCCCAGGATCCATATTCTGGACGCTTGCTGTACGAAATTTAA